The sequence CCGGCAAATAGTTGTAATCGGGCGAACGTAAAAAACCGAAGCCGTCGGGAAGAATTTCCAAAACGCCTTCGTCGTAAACAAGATTATTTTCTTTTGTCTGGGCTTCAAGAATTTTTGCAATAAGCTCCTGTTTTCTTAAGCCCGCTACGGAGTCAAGCTTTAAATCTTTTGCAAGTTTTGTCAAATCCGACATGGTGCGTTTTGACAAAACGGTAATGTCCATGGATTTTTCTTTTTCCATTAACTCCTCCAGAAGTTATGCGTCAAGAAAGAATTGTTCATTGATTGTTTTTAAGGGTTGACCTTTGATTTGATTTCATTAGGGATTTTTCGAGATTAGATGTTAACAAGTTGTTAAATTCTATACTATTGTTTAATTTTTGTCAAGAGGAAATACAGCGCCGCTACGTTTTTTACCAGCTGCGCTTTTGCGCCGCAGTTGTCTATAATAAAATCCGCTTTTTCGGCTTTTTTTTCAAAAGAAAGCTGCGATGCAATTCTTTCATAGATTTGTTTTTTGTTTAACCCGTCTCTTTTGGCAAGACGTTTTTCCAAAACATCGCAGGGAGACCAAACTACCGCGGTTATATCGCATATTTTATTTAAACCCGTCTCAAAAAGAAGGGGCGCGTTTATAACAACAATACGCGTTTTAACTTTTTTGAAAGCAATCGCTTTTATTTCGGCGATTATTTTTGCGTGAAGAATTTTTTCCAATTTATTTTTTGCCGCTTTATTTGCAAAAATTATACCTGCAAGTTTTTTCCTATTAAGCGTTCCGTCTTTTTTCAAAACTTCTTTGCCGAAAGTTTTTGAGATTTCTTTTAAAGCCGGCGTTCCTTTTGCGGAAAGTTTGCGCGATATTTTATCCGCGTCTATGCAGTAAGCGCCAAGGTTTGCAAAAATTTTTGCGCTTTCGCTTTTGCCCGACGCAATTGTTCCGGTTAAACCTATAATCATTTCTTCATTTCTCCCCAGTTGCCGCCGGTTTTAACATCTACAACAAGAGGAACGTTAAGCATTACCGCGTTTTCCATATGTTTTTTTATAAACTCGGAAAACTCGTCTTTTATAGTTTCATCAACTTCAAAAAGCAGATCGTCGTGAACCTGAAGAAGCATAAGCGCGTTATATTGCCTGCGTTTAATTTCGTTGTGT is a genomic window of Endomicrobium proavitum containing:
- the coaE gene encoding dephospho-CoA kinase (Dephospho-CoA kinase (CoaE) performs the final step in coenzyme A biosynthesis.) — encoded protein: MIIGLTGTIASGKSESAKIFANLGAYCIDADKISRKLSAKGTPALKEISKTFGKEVLKKDGTLNRKKLAGIIFANKAAKNKLEKILHAKIIAEIKAIAFKKVKTRIVVINAPLLFETGLNKICDITAVVWSPCDVLEKRLAKRDGLNKKQIYERIASQLSFEKKAEKADFIIDNCGAKAQLVKNVAALYFLLTKIKQ